From Choristoneura fumiferana chromosome 7, NRCan_CFum_1, whole genome shotgun sequence, the proteins below share one genomic window:
- the LOC141429413 gene encoding uncharacterized protein, which translates to MLSIFKSFSSSKKKDCALECIVPETPAVHEFVGPVRIVLVDTTTCTYSCRRLVAALVAAAYFLMGAVTITVLYYMMVSEKPLFVQLHVLFSTFAMICFVPSGVLIYSPYNGSSALLKEGDKITDHMSFQFLSFALIAAAAVCVYLSVDDLLSLSIHSIASYVAVCSFLWNMLFGILHHFALRGRFTVCKGAVTIVLVLISAPLGLFSLKRGLHLKTAHLSFGIPAFLASSISFISGLYMPVFTNWVDPSVKYIVLGFIVFATIFIVTTAFIKCLRRL; encoded by the exons ATGCTGTctatatttaaatcattttcGTCTTCCAAAAAGAAAGACTGTGCTTTGGAATGTATAGTCCCAGAAACACCTGCAGTTCATGAATTTGTTGGGCCCGTGAGAATCGTTCTTGTAGACACGACGACATGCACGTACTCGTGCCGAAGACTTGTGGCAGCTCTGGTGGCTGCAGCCTACTTCCTTATGGGGGCGGTTACAATAACAGTGCTCTATTACATGATGGTTTCCGAAAAACCCTTGTTTGTGCAACTTCACGTTTTGTTTAGCACATTTGCC ATGATATGCTTTGTGCCATCAGGTGTGCTTATATACAGTCCGTATAACGGGTCCTCAGCCTTATTAAAAGAAGGAGATAAAATAACGGACCATATGTCATTCCAATTTTTGTCGTTCGCATTAATCGCAGCAGCAGCAGTATGCGTTTATTTATCGGTAGACGATCTATTATCTTTGTCAATACACTCGATTGCTT cTTACGTAGCAGTCTGCAGCTTCCTATGGAATATGCTTTTTGGTATTCTTCATCACTTTGCACTCAGAGGCCGCTTTACAGTGTGCAAAG GTGCAGTAACTATAGTATTGGTTCTGATCAGCGCGCCACTCGGCCTCTTCTCGCTAAAAAGGGGACTTCATTTGAAAACGGCTCACTTATCATTCGGAATTCCAGCTTTCCTTGCATCCTCAATCAGTTTTATCTCGGGATTATATATGCCCGTCTTCACAAACTGGGTCGATCCTTCAGTCAAATATATTGTGTTAGGATTTATTGTTTTTGCTACAATATTTATTGTTACTACGGCGTTTATAAAATGTTTAAGGAGATTGTAG